The following coding sequences lie in one Peromyscus maniculatus bairdii isolate BWxNUB_F1_BW_parent chromosome 3, HU_Pman_BW_mat_3.1, whole genome shotgun sequence genomic window:
- the Sema4f gene encoding semaphorin-4F isoform X3 produces the protein MLARAERPRPGPRPPPVSPFPPPPPPPSLLLLLAMLSAPVCGRVPRSVPRTSLPISGGVLYTATVKNFLGTEPIISRAVGRAEDWIRTETLPSWLNAPAFVAAMVLSPAEWGDEAGDDEILFFFTETSRVLDSYERIKVPRVARVCAGDLGGRKTLQQRWTTFLKADLLCPGAEHGRASGVLQDMTELRPQPRGGTPVFYGIFSSQWEGAAISAVCAFRPQDIRAVLNGPFRELKHDCNRGLPVMDNEVPQPRPGECITNNMKLQQFGSSLSLPDRVLTFIRDHPLMDRPVFPADGRPLLVTTDTAYLRVVAHRVTSLSGKEYDVLYLGTEDGHIHRAVRIGAQLSVLEDLALFPEPQPVESMKLYRGWLLVGSHTEVTQVNTSNCGRLQSCSECILAQDPVCAWSFRLDACVAHAGEHRGMVQDIESADVSSLCPKEPGEHPVVFEVPVATKGHVVLPCFPSSAWASCVWHQPNGVTALTPRRDGLEVAVTPGAMGAYACECQEGGAARVVAAYSLVWGSQQGPSNRAHTVVGAGLVGFCLGALAASLTLLLIGRRQQRRRQRELLARDKVGLDLGAPPSGTTSYSQDPPSPSPEDERLPLALAKRGSGFGGFPPPFLLDSCSSPAHIRLTGAPLATCDETSI, from the exons GGGGCGTCCTCTACACCGCCACTGTGAAAAACTTCCTAGGGACGGAGCCGATTATCTCCCGAGCCGTGGGTCGTGCTGAGGACTGGATTCGAACAGAGACCTTGCCATCCTGGCTTAATG CCCCAGCCTTTGTGGCAGCGATGGTCCTGAGCCCGGCCGAGTGGGGGGATGAAGCTGGAGACGATGAAATACTCTTCTTCTTCACGGagacctcccgagtgctggactCCTATGAGCGTATCAAGGTCCCGCGGGTGGCCCGAGTGTGTGCG GGGGACCTTGGAGGCCGGAAGACCCTTCAGCAGAGATGGACAACATTTCTAAAGGCTGACCTGCTGTGTCCAGGGGCTGAGCATGGCCGGGCCTCTGGGGTCCTGCAGGATATGACAGAGCTTCGACCTCAGCCTAGAGGGGGGACTCCCGTCTTCTACGGCATCTTTTCCTCTCAGTG GGAAGGAGCTGCCATCTCAGCCGTGTGCGCCTTCCGACCCCAAGATATCCGGGCAGTGCTGAACGGTCCCTTTAGAGAGCTAAAACATGACTGCAACAGGGGACTACCTGTCATGGACAACGAGGTGCCCCAGCCCAGACCtggagag TGTATCACCAACAACATGAAGCTCCAGCAGTTTGGGTCCTCACTCTCCCTGCCCGACCGGGTCCTCACCTTCATCAGAGACCACCCGCTCATGGACAGGCCCGTGTTTCCAGCGGATGGTCGCCCCCTGCTGGTCACTACTGATACAGCCTATCTCAGAGTGGTGGCCCACAGGGTGACCAGCCTCTCAGGGAAAGAATATGATGTGCTCTACCTGGGGACAG AGGATGGACACATCCACCGGGCTGTGCGCATCGGTGCTCAGCTCAGTGTCCTGGAAGATCTGGCCTTGTTCCCAGAGCCACAGCCGGTTGAGAGCATGAAATTGTACCGT GGCTGGCTCCTGGTGGGCTCCCACACCGAGGTGACCCAAGTGAACACCAGCAACTGTGGCCGTCTCCAGAGCTGCTCGGAGTGTATCCTGGCCCAGGACCCCGTGTGTGCCTGGAGCTTCCGCCTTGATGCTTGTGTGGCCCATGCCGGGGAGCACCGTGG GATGGTCCAAGACATAGAGTCAGCGGATGTCTCTTCCTTGTGTCCGAAagaacctggag AACACCCGGTAGTGTTTGAAGTTCCGGTGGCTACCAAGGGCCATGTGGTCCTGCCATGCTTCCCCAGCTCCGCCTGGGCATCCTGTGTCTGGCACCAGCCGAATGGAGTAACGGCACTCACGCCCCGAAGGGATGGGCTAGAGGTGGCGGTGACCCCAGGGGCCATGGGTGCTTACGCTTGTGAGTGTCAGGAGGGTGGCGCGGCCCGGGTGGTGGCTGCTTACAGCCTGGTGTGGGGCAGCCAGCAGGGGCCTTCAAACCGGGCCCACACGGTGGTGGGGGCTGGGCTGGTTGGCTTTTGCCTGGGGGCTCTTGCAGCATCCCTCACTCTCCTCCTGATCGGTCGCCGTCAGCAGCGTCGGCGACAGAGGGAACTTCTGGCTAGAGACAAGGTGGGCTTAGACCTGGGGGCTCCACCTTCTGGGACCACCAGCTACAGCCAagaccctccctccccttccccggAAGATGAACGGCTGCCCCTGGCCCTGGCCAAGAGGGGCAGCGGTTTTGGTGGTTTCCCTCCACCCTTTCTGCTGGACTCTTGCTCGAGCCCAGCCCATATCCGGCTCACGGGGGCTCCTCTAGCCACATGTGACGAGACATCCATCTAG
- the Sema4f gene encoding semaphorin-4F isoform X4 produces the protein MVLSPAEWGDEAGDDEILFFFTETSRVLDSYERIKVPRVARVCAGDLGGRKTLQQRWTTFLKADLLCPGAEHGRASGVLQDMTELRPQPRGGTPVFYGIFSSQWEGAAISAVCAFRPQDIRAVLNGPFRELKHDCNRGLPVMDNEVPQPRPGECITNNMKLQQFGSSLSLPDRVLTFIRDHPLMDRPVFPADGRPLLVTTDTAYLRVVAHRVTSLSGKEYDVLYLGTEDGHIHRAVRIGAQLSVLEDLALFPEPQPVESMKLYRGWLLVGSHTEVTQVNTSNCGRLQSCSECILAQDPVCAWSFRLDACVAHAGEHRGMVQDIESADVSSLCPKEPGEHPVVFEVPVATKGHVVLPCFPSSAWASCVWHQPNGVTALTPRRDGLEVAVTPGAMGAYACECQEGGAARVVAAYSLVWGSQQGPSNRAHTVVGAGLVGFCLGALAASLTLLLIGRRQQRRRQRELLARDKVGLDLGAPPSGTTSYSQDPPSPSPEDERLPLALAKRGSGFGGFPPPFLLDSCSSPAHIRLTGAPLATCDETSI, from the exons ATGGTCCTGAGCCCGGCCGAGTGGGGGGATGAAGCTGGAGACGATGAAATACTCTTCTTCTTCACGGagacctcccgagtgctggactCCTATGAGCGTATCAAGGTCCCGCGGGTGGCCCGAGTGTGTGCG GGGGACCTTGGAGGCCGGAAGACCCTTCAGCAGAGATGGACAACATTTCTAAAGGCTGACCTGCTGTGTCCAGGGGCTGAGCATGGCCGGGCCTCTGGGGTCCTGCAGGATATGACAGAGCTTCGACCTCAGCCTAGAGGGGGGACTCCCGTCTTCTACGGCATCTTTTCCTCTCAGTG GGAAGGAGCTGCCATCTCAGCCGTGTGCGCCTTCCGACCCCAAGATATCCGGGCAGTGCTGAACGGTCCCTTTAGAGAGCTAAAACATGACTGCAACAGGGGACTACCTGTCATGGACAACGAGGTGCCCCAGCCCAGACCtggagag TGTATCACCAACAACATGAAGCTCCAGCAGTTTGGGTCCTCACTCTCCCTGCCCGACCGGGTCCTCACCTTCATCAGAGACCACCCGCTCATGGACAGGCCCGTGTTTCCAGCGGATGGTCGCCCCCTGCTGGTCACTACTGATACAGCCTATCTCAGAGTGGTGGCCCACAGGGTGACCAGCCTCTCAGGGAAAGAATATGATGTGCTCTACCTGGGGACAG AGGATGGACACATCCACCGGGCTGTGCGCATCGGTGCTCAGCTCAGTGTCCTGGAAGATCTGGCCTTGTTCCCAGAGCCACAGCCGGTTGAGAGCATGAAATTGTACCGT GGCTGGCTCCTGGTGGGCTCCCACACCGAGGTGACCCAAGTGAACACCAGCAACTGTGGCCGTCTCCAGAGCTGCTCGGAGTGTATCCTGGCCCAGGACCCCGTGTGTGCCTGGAGCTTCCGCCTTGATGCTTGTGTGGCCCATGCCGGGGAGCACCGTGG GATGGTCCAAGACATAGAGTCAGCGGATGTCTCTTCCTTGTGTCCGAAagaacctggag AACACCCGGTAGTGTTTGAAGTTCCGGTGGCTACCAAGGGCCATGTGGTCCTGCCATGCTTCCCCAGCTCCGCCTGGGCATCCTGTGTCTGGCACCAGCCGAATGGAGTAACGGCACTCACGCCCCGAAGGGATGGGCTAGAGGTGGCGGTGACCCCAGGGGCCATGGGTGCTTACGCTTGTGAGTGTCAGGAGGGTGGCGCGGCCCGGGTGGTGGCTGCTTACAGCCTGGTGTGGGGCAGCCAGCAGGGGCCTTCAAACCGGGCCCACACGGTGGTGGGGGCTGGGCTGGTTGGCTTTTGCCTGGGGGCTCTTGCAGCATCCCTCACTCTCCTCCTGATCGGTCGCCGTCAGCAGCGTCGGCGACAGAGGGAACTTCTGGCTAGAGACAAGGTGGGCTTAGACCTGGGGGCTCCACCTTCTGGGACCACCAGCTACAGCCAagaccctccctccccttccccggAAGATGAACGGCTGCCCCTGGCCCTGGCCAAGAGGGGCAGCGGTTTTGGTGGTTTCCCTCCACCCTTTCTGCTGGACTCTTGCTCGAGCCCAGCCCATATCCGGCTCACGGGGGCTCCTCTAGCCACATGTGACGAGACATCCATCTAG